TCGGAACAGATCATCGAGAAGGATTCCACGCCGCGGATCTTCATCCGCTTGAGCGTGGTCAGTTCGTGGCCGGGTTGGTGCCCGTCATAAAGCTCTGCACCCTCTCGGGCGTAAGCCACCTTCAACGGTTCATCCAGGGGACCCTTGCCTTTATAGTCATAGAGGTTCGGCGCGCCGGTGAGTACGATGATCTCTTCCTCGCCATCATTCAAACGGCACAGAACGAGCCGATCCGCGTTCGGATGAGGCAGCACCTCATCCACTCGGGCAACAATGAACTTATCCTTTGGCCAGGAGAAGCCGGTGTACTTAAACTCATGTCGCTCAGCCTCGGGCATAGGCAAGCCTACCAGATGGATTTCTTCAACTTCCAAGCCGACCATCGTCATGACTTTTGCCAGGTCTTCAACGTCCAGGTCGGACAAATCTACATAATCATTCAACCAAGTTAACGGTACTTTCATGTCTTCAACCTCGTGTTTTATCTAATTACGCCAAAATTCCTTTTAATTTCGTGTGAATGGTGAAATGAGAATTGGGAATGGGAATACATCAATCGCTCACTTCCACATGGTCGTCATCAACTACAAAATAGTCTCCAGGCGCTTCTGAAATTGAATGGCTTCCAGGCTCATTCATTCCGCGCTTAGTCTGTTTAAGGTATTTGATGAATCCATGAATCAGCTTTAATAAGGTATTCATCTCATTATCAAGCTGGTGGTAAAGTTCTTCAGAAATGAAACCCTGTTCTCGCGCTAGATCAAAATGGCTGGAAAGTTCCATTAACGATCCTCTCGCAATATAGCAAAAGCGAATTGTCTCCTGATAATAATATCGGCCATAACCTTCAGCGATATTAGCGGGGACACTAGCGACGGCTCGACGGATTTGCGAACTGAGCCCCCATTTTTCCTCAGAAGGCAAAAGAGGAACCACAGAAGAATAAACCCTCTGGGCAAGGCTTTGCGCGGCAATATATACTTGCAGGCGATTTAAACCTTCCAAAGCCATATTCCCTCACTTCCATTTCTCCACCGCAGAACTTCCACCAGTCTCCATTCACCAAATACTACTCACCAATTTCGATTCACCATTCTTAAAATTGCTTGAGGAACCGAATATCATTATTGCGGAAATGGCGGATGTCATCGATCCGATAGCGCATCAGGGTGCTGCGGTCAATGCCCATCCCAGCCGCAAAGCCGGAATATTTTTTGGGGTCATAGCCGCCATATTCCAGCACCACCGGGTGGACCATCCCACAACCGAGGATCTCCAGCCAACCGGTTTCCTTGCAAACGCCGCAGCCTTTGCCACCGCAGACAAAACATTCCACATCCATCTCAGCGCTGGGCTCCGTGAAGGGGAAGTGCGAAGGCCGCAAACGGGTGCGGGCTTCTTCACCAAACAGCCGTTTGGCAAAATCTTCCAGGGTGCCTTTCAACTCAGCAAAGGTCACTTTTTCACCGATCACCAGAACTTCCACCTGTGCGAATTCAATCTCGCTGCGTGCGGAAAGCTGTTCATAGCGCATGGTCGTGCCAGGCAGGATCACCCGAATCGGTTCAGGTGCGCGTTCTCGCATCACATGGATCTGGCCGCCGGAGGTGTGGGTGCGTAACAGAACGCCTTCGTCCTTGGTATAGAAGGTATCCCACATATCGCGCGCCGGGTGATAGGGCGGCATGTTGAGATAAGTGAAGTTATAGTCATCCGTCTCCACTTCAGTGGAACGATAGACCTGAAAGCCCATATCGCCAAATGTACGCACGATCCGGCGCAGCACCTGGGTCAACGGGTGCAGGCGGCCGCGTTCCACGGGACGCCCGGGCATGGTCACATCCAAAAATTCGGTTTCGAGTTCCTTTGCCAATGCGGCGGCTTCAATAACCTCCCGCTTGGCTTCAAAAGCGGTTTCCAGAGCAGTGCGGACTTCATTGGCCGCTTTACCCATCACAGGCCGCAGTTCCTTATCCATTGTGCCCATGCTGCTGAAGACGCCCATCACAGGTGAGCTGCGTCCCAGGTTGGAAACACGCCAGGCTTCCAGTTCTTCCTTTTCGGCAACGGCTTCCAGAGTCGCCAGACCTTCCGCCTGGATCGTCTGCAGTTTTGCCAGTTCTGCTGCTTTATCTGCCATTTAAACCTTCCTCCTAAAAATAAGTCATTTATGGGCTGTCATCTGCAACCCGAACGTTTAAATAAAAACGCCCATCCTTCACCAAAGGACGGGGTTGACCGCGGTACCACCTTCATTAGCCGCACAGGCGCACTGCACGACCCACTCATTGCCAACAGCTACAGCAATTGGCTGCCCGGGTAACGTCGGACGGGACGGCTCAGACTACGCACCTGCGGCTTCACCTGAGCGGCTCGAGAGGGAACTTCGGTTGGGTTCAGCAGGGTGTGGGTCTCAGTCTTGCCCGCACCGCCCTGTCAACTTCCGCCAGCCTACTTTCCTCTGTCTTGGCCGATGACATATTTCAATGCATATATTATCACTAAAAATGAAGGGGGTGTCAAGGAAGGAAGCCAAAAGGAATCGGATACTATAACCCCTACCTGCCTGCTGCGCTTTGTTTGCAGGCAGGTAGGGGGCGTACTCCCCAAAAAATAAACTACACCCTTGAAATTTACTACCACAATTGTCTAATATAGAAGAGTAGCACCTTATCACCCCATTCGGGTTATATAGTTAACTGTCCCAACAAGAAAAGGATGAAATGATGCGTAAATCCGAGAAAATTGTTAGGGATCTCCTCCAAACTGCTGACATTCAAGCCAATGGCGATCGACCCTGGGATATCCAGGTGCGCGATGACCGCCTCTATGACCAGATTTTGCGGGATGCTTCCCTGGGCCTCGGCGAAGCCTATATGGATGGCTGGTGGGATTGTCAGGCCATTGACCAATTCATTGACCGTGCCCTGCGGGCTGACCTGCGGACTGAAGTGGAGAAAAACCTTCGCCTGGTCTTCCAGGTGGCACGCGCCAAGCTGACCAACCGCCAGTCCCGCCAACGCGCCCATGTGGTCGGTGAACAGCATTATGACCTCGGTAATGACCTTTACAACGCCATGTTGGATAAACGCCTGAACTACACCTGCGCCTATTGGCGCGATGCCGACAATCTGGATGACGCCCAGGAAGCCAAACTCGAGCTGGTCTGCCGCAAGATCGGGGCCCACCCCGGTATGCGAATCCTGGAGCTGGGCTGCGGCTGGGGCAGCTTCGCCAAATATGCCGCCGAAAAACATGGCTGCCAGGTCCTCGGCGTGACCATCTCCAAAGAGCAGGTCGCGCTTGGCAATGAACTCTGCGAGGGGCTGCCAGTGGAATTGCGGCTGCAGGATTACCGCGAGGTCACCGGGGAATTTGACGCCGTGATCTCGATTGGTGTCATGGAGCATGTCGGCTATAAGAATTACCCCACCTATATGGATGTGGTGGAGCGAACCCTTAAACCTGGCGGGGTCGCCTTCATCCACACCATCGGCGGCAACCACAGCATTACTACCGGGGATCCCTGGACGGATAAATACATCTTTCCCAACGGTATGCTGCCCTCCATCACCCAGCTAGGTAGGGCGATGGAAGACCGTTTCGTGATGGAAGACTGGCACAATTTTGGCCCCTATTACGATCAGACCCTGATGGCCTGGCATGCCAACTTCAACGCTGCCTGGCCGGAGCTGAAAGAGAAATATGGCGAGCGCTTCCGGCGGATGTGGAATTATTACCTGCTCAGCAGCGCCGGCGGCTTCCGCTCCCGTTCAACGCAGCTTTGGCAGATCGTGATGACCCGCCCCGGCACCCCCCAACCCGACTGCCGGTTAGTCTGAGGCAGCCTATGATCCAAAAAGATGTGCTGATTGTGGGCGGCGGTCCGGCCGGATCGGCCTGTGCCCAGCGGCTCATCCGGCATGGGCTGGATGTGCTTATCCTGGATAAGGCCGATTTCCCCCGCCAGAAACCCTGTGCCGGCTGGGTCACGCCTTCTCTTTTCCGCTTGCTGGAGATATCGCCCGGTGACTATCCACTGGGCCTGACCCACTTCACCTCCTTTGAAATCTCCCTCAAGGGTCTCCATTTCCGCATGCGTACCGATCAGTATGCCATTCGCCGGCTGGAATTTGACAACTGGTTCCTGACCAGGTCTGGGGCGCCGGTCGTGAATCATCGGGTAGCTGAGATTGAACAGCGTGGGGAAAAATTCATAATTGATGGGCAATATGAATCGCGCTACCTGGTCGGGGCGGGTGGCACCCACTGCCCGGTCAAAGCGAAATTCTTTCCGATGGCGAAAGAAGACCGGGAAAATGGATTAATCCTCGCTAAAGAAGAGGAATTCTCCTATCCGGTCAACGACCCCCGCTGCCATCTTTGGTTTTTTGAAGATGGTTTGCCCGGCTATGCCTGGTTTGTACCCAAAACGGGCGGCTATATCAATGTTGGTATTGGCGGTGCGGCTGCTGGGCTGAAAAAGCGGGGAACAAGCCTCGATCAGCACTGGCAGCGCCTGATTTGCAAGCTTGCGGAGTTGAATTTGGTAAGAAACCACGATTTTCATCCCCTGGGTTACAGCTACTACCTGCGGCCGCGGAACCTCACCCCCCGCCAGGGCAACGTGCTGCTAATCGGCGATTCGCTGGGGCTGGCCACCCGTGACATGGGTGAGGGTATCGGCCCCGCCATTCAAAGCGGTATCCTGGCAGCCGATTCGATTGCCACAGGATCCACGTATTCTCCCAAAGCCATCCCGCGGTTCTCATTGCCCTCTCTCCTACGCCTTAGAAAATAATTCACATATCTTAAGCCTTCCCTCTGGGGGGGAAGGTGGCGCGCAGTGCCGGATGAGGGGGAAACACATCACCTCATCAGCGTGTGGCGCAGCAAGCTTCTCAACAAGGAGAAGCCTTAATTAGGACTCACAATAAATTTGCATCTGAATAATCTCATCGGGAAAATAGGGATTCAACTATCTTCTGCCTTCCCCCCGGGGGGAAGGTGGCACAAAGTGCCTGATAAGGGAAAAACCATGCCCCACCTCATCAGCCTGCTATGCAGCCAGCTTCTCCTCAAGGAGAAGCCTTAATTAGGACTGATAAAAATAGATACTCCTGAATAATCTCATTGGGGAAATAGGGATTCAACTATCTTCTGCCTTCCCCTCGGGGGGAAGGTGGCACAAAGTGCCGGATGAGGGGAAAAACCATGCCCCACCTCACCAGCCTGCTGTTCAGCCAGCTTCTCCTCAAGGAAAAGCCTTAATTAGGACTCACAATAAATTTACATCTGAATAATCTCATCGGGAAAATAGGGATTCAACTATCTTCTGCCTTCCCCTCGGGGGGAAGGTGGCACAAAGTGCCGGATGAGGGGAAACCCAATCCAACTTTCAATTGACAATTCATAGGTATACGAATATACTATACCCCAGTATAGCATTTGGAGGTGCTTTTATTAATGCCCATTTATGAGTATGCTTGCGAGGATTGTAGAGAAGAATTCGAGAAACTGATGCGCTTCTCCGATCCCAATATCAATTCACCTGAATGCCCTGGTTGCAAGTCAAACCAGACCCACCGGCTCATCTCACGGGTTGCCGCTCATGGCACCAGCTCCGGAAGCGGATCTTCCGGTTCTTCCTGTGGCTCCTCCGGTGGCTTTTCCTGAGCAGGTTAGTCATTGGTCAGGCCGGCGGCCTGACGAAGGATTGTAAATGATCATAAAAACTGAAAACCCAGAGGTCAAAGGGCAGATCCATAAACGGCTTTCCCGGATTGAGGGTCAGCTGCGTGGCGTCCAGAAGATGATCGACGAGAATCGCGATTGCCGCGAGATCCTCCAGCAACTGATAGCCATCCGTTCAGCCGTGCAGTCGGCCAGCCTGAACTTCATGCAGGATGTTGCCAGTGATTGCCTGATGAACCCGACCGACCAAAACGACCCGGAGGCCCAACGGGCTCTGATGATGGATCTGGTCAAACTGCTGGGCAAAGTCTCATAGCGAAAACTTAAGGAGTAATCATAAATGTCTGGTCAAACCACCCTGCGCTGGATTCCCGGCGGTAACCGTTTCGTTTCAACCGATTCCACCGGACATTCCGTCGTGATGTCCACCCCCAAAGAGAACAGCGGGATGAAACCCTCCGAGCTGATCCTATCCGCCCTGGCGGGCTGCGCCTCGGTGGATGTTGTGGATATCCTTGCCAAAAAGCGCACTCCCCTCTCCCACCTGGAAGTTCAGGTCACTGCTGAACAGGATGCCGACCCACCCTGGACCTTCCGCAAGATCTACATCAAATTCCTGGTCAAAGGCGATGGGCTGACAGAGAAAAATGTGGAGCAGGCCATTGAGCTTTCGGAGGAGAAATATTGTTCCGTTGCCGCCACGCTGCGCGGTAAAGCCGAGATCATCACCAGCTTTGAGATTCTGGAAGATTAATCCCCGCTAATAAGAGAGACGAAAAGACGCCCAATTGGGCGTCTTTTGTTTCAGTAAACCGATGACTTTGAGCTTTTGTTAAGTTCTTATACTTAAATACTCAATTTCAGAGATTGCTTCGTTCCTCGGAATGACAAAAAGTAGGTCACGTGCGCTCCGCGGCACGTGACACCAAAGAAACCACAATCTGCTATCCTAAATGAATCCCCGCCAGGCGCTCATTCTCCACCTCAAACATCGTCAATAAATCCTGCTGCTCCGCCTCCCCGAGCACGGAAGCCTTAATGCCATTCCGCACCATCTGTTGTAACTGCTCAAGGTCCATTCCCATCACCTCCACGGCGTTGAGATATTCCTGTGTCAGGGTTGTATTAAACATCGGCGGATCATCAGAATTCAACGTCACATTCAAGCCAAGGTCAAACATCCTGGGCAGCGGATGTTCTGCCAATGAAGGATAAACCTTTAGGCAGATATTGCTGGTCGGACAGACATCCAATGGTATCTGGCTCTCCAGGAGAATATCCACAAGCGCCGGGTCTTCCATAGCGCGCACGCCATGCTCCAGCCGCACGGGATGCACCCATTTCAGCGCGCCGCGTACCGATTCCGAGCCGACCGTCTCCCCGGCATGCGGCATAGCAGGCAGCCCGGCCTCAAAAGCCATCTCAAAGGCTGATTTGAATTTCTCCGGGGGATTGCCAATCTCCGGGCCACCCAATCCCAGCCCGCAAACACCCTGCCCCATCCCGCCAATCGCCCAACCGGCCACAATCTCACCTTGCTCCGGCGTGGTCTCCCGGGAGATGTCCATAATGAATTGGCAATGGACGCCATGTTCACGTTCCGCCCAGCTCCGCGCCCGGTTGAGCGCATCCAGCTGCTCATCAAAGGGAATCCCGTTGGCCAAAAACTGGTTATAGGGCGAATAGATCACCTCAGAATAACGCACATTTTGTTCCGCTTGCCCACTGAGGAATTCCCTGGCGATCAATTCGATATCTTCGGGGGTCTTCAGCGAGGCAGCGATCTTCAGATAAACCTCGATGAAATGATTAAAATCGGTAAACTGGTACCAGCGCCGCAGTCCTTCCAGATCATGCGCAGGCAGTTCAATCTTATGCCGTCCAGCCAGCTTCAAAAAGGTTTCCGGCCGGATGGAACCCTCCAGATGGACGTGTAATTCGACCTTTGGCATTGCTTTAATATACGATTGAACTGTCATTCTGCACCTCTCAACATCAGTAATTGAATTTTCATTATAACCGCATCATTCAGTATCCATTCGCAGCCTTCTGCTGGGTATGATAGAGTCATAATATTGAGATATTTTAACAATTTGACCGCCATCTTGACACCGAACGTATGTTCGTGTATTATTAGAAATAATAATTAGCACAAATGAGCGGGTTTACTAAAAGGAGCCTGACATGATGGCACGTAAGAAAGCAGGTCTGGGAGAACGACATAAAAGGATCCTCAAATTCCTGGAAAGCTTCCAAAACGAAAACGGATTTCCCCCATCGATCCGCGAGATCGGTGAAAACACCAATATCAGCTCCACTTCCGTCGTGAATTATTACCTCAATCAACTTGAGGAGATGAACTACATTGAACGGGAGAGCAATGTCTCCCGCGGGATTCGTCTGGTGCGCACTCTGGAAGGCAACCTGATTCAAGCTGCCCAGGCCATCTCAGATATGTTCCAGATTCCGGTTGTCGGACGGATCGTCGCCGGTGAGCCGGTTCCCGTCCCCACCTCCGATTTTAACTATTACGACCAGGAGACCGGGATCGAAATTGCACGCAGCCTCCTCCCACCACGCGAAAAAACCGCCGACCTCTTTGCTCTTGAAGTGCAGGGTGATTCCATGATTGATGCAATGGTCAATGACGGCGATATCGTCGTTATGCGCCCGGTAAACCGGGCTGACAATGGCGAAATGGTCGCTGTTTGGCTGACGGATCGGGACGAGACAACTCTGAAGTACTTCTATCAGGAAAACGGTCGAGTGCGGCTGCAGCCTGCCAACCCATTGATGGACCCCATCATCATTGACAACCCCGCCCAGGTCAAAGTTCAGGGCAAGGTCGTCCTGGTGATCCGACGACTCCAGGGCGGCTAAACTTCCCCCAATAAAGCCCAACCCCGGCCTTTCAAAGCGCCGGGGTTTTCTTTTATGAAAAAACCCCTGTCTTTATGGACAGGGGTTTTGTTCACTAAAACTGGGTACTTCTTATTTGAGTTCGACTTCTGCGCCAGCAGCTTCCAGTTTTTCCTTGGCGTCATTGGCAATATCTTTGCCAACAGCTTCGAGGATTTTGCTGTCTGCGGATTCAGCCATATTCTTGGCATCAACCAGGCCCAGGTTGGTGAGCTGGCGAATAACCTTAATGGTTTCGATCTTCTTGGGGCCAGCGCTCTTGAGGATAACATCAAATTCAGTCTTTTCCTCAACTTCTTCAGCGGCAGCAGCAGGTGCAGCAGCAACGGCGGCGACAGGAGCAGCGGCGGAAACGCCCCATTTTTCTTCCAACAATTTAACCAGTTCAGCAGCTTCCAAAACGGTAAGCTCGCTCAATTGATCCATCAATTTTTCTAAATCAGCCATTTTCAATTCTCCTAAAAATGTGTATTTTCTAATAATTTCAGCACATCTGTGCCGATGGTTTGTTTTGTCTAAAATTCTTAGGCAGCGCTACTAGCAGCCTGAGGTTCTTCAGAGTAGGCTTTGACAACCGCAGCCATAGAACGTGCGGGTTCGGCCAGAGTGCGTACCAGTTTGGTGGCAGAAGCCATGATGGTGCCCAGCAAAATACCGCGCATAACGGGTTGGGATGGTAGATCGGCAAGTGCCTTCACCTGATCTGCAGTTAGCAGATTGTTATCCATATAGCCCATGCGCACATCAAAGGTATTAGCCTTTGTGAGCTCGTTGAGTGCTTTCGCAGCGGCAGGAGCCTCGCCAAAAGCGAAGCCAACCAAATTGTTTTGCTCCCAGAAATTCTCATCAAACTCGATGCCCATCTCATTCATCACAAGACGGAACAGCCGGTTCTTGACGACATGGATCTCGCTATTGACATCACGCATCTTTGCGCGTGCATCATCAATCGCCGACATACCCATGTTCTGGTAGGAAACCACAAAAAATGCCGTGCTATTGTCCACCCACTCTTTATATTGAGCGACCATAGCTTCTTTTTCATTACGAGTAAACGCCAAAGTGTTCACCTCCTTCCAGTTTTAGTGTTTTAATCGTCAAAGTCTTTGCCTCAATTTTCGCTGAGGCAAAGACTTTGGAACAAAATACCAACTGGTATCCGTTATTTCTGGTCTGCCTTCACCTCGGCGGGATATTAAGCTCCGGATGGAGCACCTGCTTTCTTCAGCGAAGAAATCTTCAGTATTGACTTTTCAGATTTGCATTACGGATTATAGC
This Chloroflexota bacterium DNA region includes the following protein-coding sequences:
- the rplL gene encoding 50S ribosomal protein L7/L12 → MADLEKLMDQLSELTVLEAAELVKLLEEKWGVSAAAPVAAVAAAPAAAAEEVEEKTEFDVILKSAGPKKIETIKVIRQLTNLGLVDAKNMAESADSKILEAVGKDIANDAKEKLEAAGAEVELK
- a CDS encoding 50S ribosomal protein L10: MAFTRNEKEAMVAQYKEWVDNSTAFFVVSYQNMGMSAIDDARAKMRDVNSEIHVVKNRLFRLVMNEMGIEFDENFWEQNNLVGFAFGEAPAAAKALNELTKANTFDVRMGYMDNNLLTADQVKALADLPSQPVMRGILLGTIMASATKLVRTLAEPARSMAAVVKAYSEEPQAASSAA
- a CDS encoding zinc ribbon domain-containing protein, with translation MPIYEYACEDCREEFEKLMRFSDPNINSPECPGCKSNQTHRLISRVAAHGTSSGSGSSGSSCGSSGGFS
- a CDS encoding NAD(P)/FAD-dependent oxidoreductase encodes the protein MIQKDVLIVGGGPAGSACAQRLIRHGLDVLILDKADFPRQKPCAGWVTPSLFRLLEISPGDYPLGLTHFTSFEISLKGLHFRMRTDQYAIRRLEFDNWFLTRSGAPVVNHRVAEIEQRGEKFIIDGQYESRYLVGAGGTHCPVKAKFFPMAKEDRENGLILAKEEEFSYPVNDPRCHLWFFEDGLPGYAWFVPKTGGYINVGIGGAAAGLKKRGTSLDQHWQRLICKLAELNLVRNHDFHPLGYSYYLRPRNLTPRQGNVLLIGDSLGLATRDMGEGIGPAIQSGILAADSIATGSTYSPKAIPRFSLPSLLRLRK
- a CDS encoding four helix bundle protein, which translates into the protein MALEGLNRLQVYIAAQSLAQRVYSSVVPLLPSEEKWGLSSQIRRAVASVPANIAEGYGRYYYQETIRFCYIARGSLMELSSHFDLAREQGFISEELYHQLDNEMNTLLKLIHGFIKYLKQTKRGMNEPGSHSISEAPGDYFVVDDDHVEVSD
- the cfa gene encoding cyclopropane fatty acyl phospholipid synthase — encoded protein: MRKSEKIVRDLLQTADIQANGDRPWDIQVRDDRLYDQILRDASLGLGEAYMDGWWDCQAIDQFIDRALRADLRTEVEKNLRLVFQVARAKLTNRQSRQRAHVVGEQHYDLGNDLYNAMLDKRLNYTCAYWRDADNLDDAQEAKLELVCRKIGAHPGMRILELGCGWGSFAKYAAEKHGCQVLGVTISKEQVALGNELCEGLPVELRLQDYREVTGEFDAVISIGVMEHVGYKNYPTYMDVVERTLKPGGVAFIHTIGGNHSITTGDPWTDKYIFPNGMLPSITQLGRAMEDRFVMEDWHNFGPYYDQTLMAWHANFNAAWPELKEKYGERFRRMWNYYLLSSAGGFRSRSTQLWQIVMTRPGTPQPDCRLV
- a CDS encoding metal-sensitive transcriptional regulator; the protein is MIIKTENPEVKGQIHKRLSRIEGQLRGVQKMIDENRDCREILQQLIAIRSAVQSASLNFMQDVASDCLMNPTDQNDPEAQRALMMDLVKLLGKVS
- the lexA gene encoding repressor LexA codes for the protein MARKKAGLGERHKRILKFLESFQNENGFPPSIREIGENTNISSTSVVNYYLNQLEEMNYIERESNVSRGIRLVRTLEGNLIQAAQAISDMFQIPVVGRIVAGEPVPVPTSDFNYYDQETGIEIARSLLPPREKTADLFALEVQGDSMIDAMVNDGDIVVMRPVNRADNGEMVAVWLTDRDETTLKYFYQENGRVRLQPANPLMDPIIIDNPAQVKVQGKVVLVIRRLQGG
- the pheS gene encoding phenylalanine--tRNA ligase subunit alpha encodes the protein MADKAAELAKLQTIQAEGLATLEAVAEKEELEAWRVSNLGRSSPVMGVFSSMGTMDKELRPVMGKAANEVRTALETAFEAKREVIEAAALAKELETEFLDVTMPGRPVERGRLHPLTQVLRRIVRTFGDMGFQVYRSTEVETDDYNFTYLNMPPYHPARDMWDTFYTKDEGVLLRTHTSGGQIHVMRERAPEPIRVILPGTTMRYEQLSARSEIEFAQVEVLVIGEKVTFAELKGTLEDFAKRLFGEEARTRLRPSHFPFTEPSAEMDVECFVCGGKGCGVCKETGWLEILGCGMVHPVVLEYGGYDPKKYSGFAAGMGIDRSTLMRYRIDDIRHFRNNDIRFLKQF
- the add gene encoding adenosine deaminase — protein: MTVQSYIKAMPKVELHVHLEGSIRPETFLKLAGRHKIELPAHDLEGLRRWYQFTDFNHFIEVYLKIAASLKTPEDIELIAREFLSGQAEQNVRYSEVIYSPYNQFLANGIPFDEQLDALNRARSWAEREHGVHCQFIMDISRETTPEQGEIVAGWAIGGMGQGVCGLGLGGPEIGNPPEKFKSAFEMAFEAGLPAMPHAGETVGSESVRGALKWVHPVRLEHGVRAMEDPALVDILLESQIPLDVCPTSNICLKVYPSLAEHPLPRMFDLGLNVTLNSDDPPMFNTTLTQEYLNAVEVMGMDLEQLQQMVRNGIKASVLGEAEQQDLLTMFEVENERLAGIHLG
- a CDS encoding OsmC family protein, yielding MSGQTTLRWIPGGNRFVSTDSTGHSVVMSTPKENSGMKPSELILSALAGCASVDVVDILAKKRTPLSHLEVQVTAEQDADPPWTFRKIYIKFLVKGDGLTEKNVEQAIELSEEKYCSVAATLRGKAEIITSFEILED